The Oncorhynchus clarkii lewisi isolate Uvic-CL-2024 chromosome 8, UVic_Ocla_1.0, whole genome shotgun sequence nucleotide sequence atatagacaagttattacctcgtatctctggacagggactcagtactggtactctgtgtgtatatagacaagttattacctcatacctctggacagggactcagtactggtactctgtgtgtatatagacaagttattacctcgtatctctggacagggactcagtactggtactctgtgtgtatatagacaagttattacctcatacctctggacagggactcagtactggtactctgtgtatatagacaagttattacctcatacctctggacagggactcagtactgatactctgtgtgtatatagacaagttattacctcgtacccctggacagggactcagtactggtactctgtgtgtatatagacaagttattacctcgtacccctggacagggactcagtactggtactctgtgtatatagacaagttattacctcgtacccctggacagggactcagtactggtactctgtgtgtatatagacaagttattacctcgtacctctgGACAGGGACTCAGTACTAGTATCCCATCTGtatagacaagttattacctcgtatctctggacagggactcagtactggtatcccATCTGtatagacaagttattacctcatacctctggacagggactcagtactgatactctgtgtgtatatagacaagttattacctcatacctctggacagggactcagtactgatactctgtgtgtatatagacaagttattacctcgtacctctgGACAGGGACTCAGTACTAGTATCCCATCTGtatagacaagttattacctcgtacccctggacagggactcagtactggtactctgtgtataaagacaagttattacctcgtacccctggacagggactcagtactggtactctgtgtatgaaggggcctgtaagtaagcatttcactgttagtcctgttgtttgaccaagcatgtgatgaataaaatgtgtatttaatcTAAGGGGCAGAGATCCAAGAGTTGGAATGGAGTCATAGCACCTAATCATATGTTGTTTAGTCATGACTCGTATGTCACTAGTCATGTCAGTCGTCATAGCTACTGGTCCCGTGTGACTCAGTTGATAAAGCATGGCGCTTTCAAACGCAAGGGTTGCGGGTTCGATTCCCGCGGGGGAGGAAAAAGTAGGAAAATGTCACTACTGTAACTCACACTGGATGAGAGCATCTCCTTAGTGACTAAAATGGATCATGTAAATGTTAGCCTTATAGttatacagagcattcggaaagttaATGTTAGTTAAAGTCAACTCactgttaggaaggtgttcctaatgtttggtttaCTCAGTGTATTTTGCCAAGAGTTTTACAAGAGAGGATGATGTAGTTTGTCAGCATTTGTAAAAAATGATCTAAACATATTTGCACATGGATACTGTACTTTTGATATTTGAGCAGAACTGCCAGTGGTCTGTCCCTGATTTTTTTGAAAGAGCTCCATTAAAAAACAACAGTTCTCCATCTcagtttgcgtcccaaatggttccctatttagtgcactactttaaccagagctctatgggccctacATAGGAGATAAAGGGTCCCACTTGGGACACTCGGTCTGTCTCCCGTTCTTACGAACCAGGTGGGGGGctgccagccagtcagcctgtGGTGACTCATAGCTTCACTTTAAAAGAAAAGAGTCATTTTACAGGGTTTTTAATGGGGTAGATCGTTACCGGTTGGCGTGAAACCGTAGCAGGCCAGACAATCTGCTGAGGCTTCACGACtacgccctcctctcctctgctctgttcAGTCTGTGGTTGTGTGCTCTGTTCAGTGTGTGAACATCGTTTTCACACTGCTGAGATGTAGCCTGGTTACTCATCCACTATAGTTGCTATGGTAGTGAACCATGTGTATAGTTGCTATGGTTGTGAACATTTTTATCTGTGCAAGCCAGCACAGGATGGTTTGGCACAACAATGGTGTGTATGAGAAAAGGTTTAGGAGTCCATTCAGAGCCAGCTAGTGTAAAATGACCTCTCTTCTACAGCCTCTGTTATACGTCTGCCTCCTTCTGTTCATTTCCAAAGAGCTACCAAAACGTTTTTCAGTGTTGCTGCCTGGTACAGATGTAAGAGCATACCCACACTAcggtcgtggccaaaagttttgagaatgacacaaatattaattttcacaaagtctgctgcctcagtttgtatgatggcaatttgcatatactccagaatgttatgaagagtaatcagatgaattgcaattaattgcaaagtccctctttgccatgcaaatgaactgaatcccccccaaaaacatttccactgcatttcagccctgccacaaaaggaccagctgacatcatgtcagtgattctctcgtaaacacaggtgtgagtgttgacgaggacaaggctggagatcactctgtcatgctgattgagttcgaataacagactggaagcttcaaaaggagggtggtgcttggaatcattgttcttcctctgtcaaccatgactacctgcaaggaaacatgtgccgtcatcattgctttgcacaaaaatggcttcacaggcaaggatattgctgccagtaagattgcacctaaatcaaccatttatcggatcatcaagaacttcaaggagagcagttcaattgttgtgaagaaggcttcagggcgcccaagaaagtccagcaagcgccaggaccgtctcctaaagttaattcagctgcgggatcgcggcaccaccagtacagcgcTTGCTCAGGactggcagcaggcaggtgtgagtgcatctgcacgcacagtgaggcaaagacttttggaggatgcctggtgtcaagaagggcagcaaagaagccacttctccacagtaaaaacatcagggacagactgatattctgcaaaaggtacagggattggactgctgaggactggggtaaagtcattttctctgatgaatcccatttccgattgtttggggcatccagaaaaaagcttgtccggagaagacaaggtgagcgctaccatcagtcctgtgtcatgccaacagtaaagcaccctgagaccattcatgtgtggggttgcttctcagccaagggagtgggctcactcacaattttgcctaagaacatagCCATCAATAatgaatggtaccaacacatcctctgagagcaacttctcccaaccatccaggaacagtttggtgacgaacaatgccttttccagcatgatggagcaccttgccataaggcaaacgtgataactaagtggctcggggaacaaaacatcgatattttgggtccatggccaggaaactccccagaccttaatcccattgagaacttgtggtcaatcctcaagaggtgggtggacaaacaaaaccccacaaattctaacaaactccaagcattgattatttAAGAATGGGCtgcaatcagtcaggatgtggcccagaggtgaattgacagcatgccagggcggattgcagaggtcttgaaaaagaagggtcaacactgcaattattgactctttgcatcaacttcatgttattgtcaacaaaagcctttgacacttatgaaatgcttgtaattatacttcagtatccatagtaacatctgactaaaatatctaaagacactgaagcagaaaactttgtgaaaattaatatttttgtcattctcaaaacttgtgGCCACAACTTGACAGCATGGGTTTATCAAGTCTACCTGTACTAGACAATCACTCACTCATTCTAACCTTTTACAATGTCAAGGATCCACAGTCTTCAATAattagatggtatagatggtaataattagacagtatagatggtatTAGATGGTAATAATGACAGTATAAAATTAAATAATTCACATACTGAGCTAAATTGTATGCTCAAGAAATTTGGGAAATGATTTTCTACTAAAACAATTCCTCAGCACAAGATTGTGTTTAAGTTATTTCTTTCCCTCAAAGGTCAAAATGATTGATTGAAATGAATGTTAAGTGATGTATTTTTAAACACCTCACCATTCCAACAAAGAAAAGTTGCTTTTTTAACAGTTCATTTTCCTTCCCAATGTTTTTTTAATTATATTAGagatattgtaattaattataggtTATAAGTTCAAAGAAATCTTGAAACAGTGAAGTTAGTCTACTATCATAATAAGATCCCATGAACAGAGACCATCCTTTACCAGACCTCCTACCAGACCTCCTACCAGACCTCCTACCAGACTTTACCAGACCTCCTACCAGACCTCCTACCAGACTTTACCAGACCTCCTACCAGACCTCCTACCAGACTTTACCAGACCTCCTACCAGACCTCCTACCAGACCTCCTACCAGACTTTACCAGACCTCCTACCAGACTTTACCAGACCTCCTACCAGACTTTACCAGACCTCCTACCAGACCTCCTACCAGACTTTACCAGACCTCCTACCAGACCTCCTACCAGACTTTACCAGACCTCCTACCAGACTTTACCAGACCTCCTACCAGACCTCCTACCAGACTTTACCAGACCTCCTACCGACCTCCTACCAGACTTTACCAGACCTCCTACCAGACCTCCTACCAGACTTTACCAGACCTCCTACCAGACCTCCTACCAGACTTTACCAGACCTCCTACCAGACCTCCTACCAGACTTTACCAGACCTCCTACCAGACCTCCTACCAGACTTTACCAGACCTCCTACCAGACCTCCTACCAGACCCTGCCAGACCTCCTACCAGACCCTACCAGACCTCCTACCAGACCTTACCAGACCTCCTACCAGACTTTACCAGACCTCCTACCAGACCTCCTACCAGACCTCCCACCAGACTTTACCAGACCTCCTACCAGACCTCCTACCAGACCTTACCAGACCTCCTACCAGACTTTACCAGACCTCCTACCAGACCTCCTACCAGACCCTACCAGAGCTCATACCAGACCTTACCAGACCTATCAGGCATCAGGTACTCTGTATCCCAGTAAAGAGGCCTTAAGGATTGCATTCACACTGTGTGCATTTGCGTGCGTGTTGGTATGATAGTAATCGGAGTGTGTGAGAGCAGGATATTTAATGGGATATTTGGCCAAATGTCTCCTTCGAGTCACTGCCCTGCTTTCCTAtcgtactgacacacacacacacacacacacacacacacacacacacacacacacagacacacacacacacacagacacacacacacacacacacacacacacaccctcacacacacacacacacaccctcacacacacacacacacacacacacacctgcgtcACTGGACGCTCCTGTTCTTTATCagcttcccccctcctccccttggAGATCACTCTGTGTTCTGCTGTGCTGCTATCACAGGACCCAGCTGGGAGGCCGTCGCTTGGGGCGATAATGGAATCTCATTACAGTATGTCTGTCGGACGTATCAGTTCCcaagcttgctctctctctctctctctcgctctctgttatcTACCACTGTGCACCTGGTTTCTCCGAGCACCAAAAAGGACAGGATTGTAAAATCACAAAATTCcccggttttccagaaatcctagtTAGAAGATTCCTGGAATAAGCAGGATATCCAACTGGGATTTccggaaaaccagggaattttgcAACCCGAGATGAATCTACCACTAGGCTGTCTCCTCCAGTCCCCTTATCCAGACAGGAAGGTGATAGGTGGTGATATATATGAATCGGTCTGTCACAGACTGACCAAATAGTCCCTCGTCACTCAGTCCACTAAGTGAGAAGTTGTtagttgttttttaaaatttaatttaaccttttatttaactaggcaagtcagttaagaacaaattcttatttacaactgccttgttcaggggcagaacgacagattttcaccttgtcagctcgggggattcgatctcgcaacttttcggttactagcccaacgctctaacaaccactaggctacctgctctaaccactaggctacctgctctaaccactatactacctgcctctaaccactaggctacctgccacctctacactctaatcactaggctacctgctctaaccactaggctacctgctctaaccactaggctatcggctctaaccactaggctatcggctctaaccactaggctaccggctctaaccactaggctgcctgctctaaccgctaggctacctgcctctaaccgctaggctacctgccacctccacactctaaccactaggctaactgcctctaaccactaggctacctgccacctctacctACTTAGGCTACCTGCCAGACTCTCActttaatcactaggctacctgctctaaccactaggctacctgctctaaccactatactacctgcctctaaccactaggctacctgccacctctacactctaatcactaggctgcctgctctaaccgctaggctacctgcctctaaccgctaggctacctgccacctctacactctaaccactaggctaactgcctctaaccactagcctacctgccacctctacctacctaggctacctgccagactctcactctaatcactaggctacctgctctaaccactaggctacctgctctaaccactatactacctgcctctaaccactaggctacctgccacctctacactctaacctctaggctacctgctctaaccactatactacctgctctaaccactaggctacctgctctaaccactaggctacctgctctaaccactaggctacctgctctaaccactaggctacctgctctaaccactaggctacctgctctaaccactaggctacctgctctaaccactagcctacctgctctaaccactaggctacctgcctctaaccactatgctacctgcttcctctacactctaaccactaggctaactgccacctctacacactaaccactaggctacctgccgccccaggtcaGGATAGTTGTTTTGTGTGCTTTACTCCTCTCTACAGACCATATCAACCTCTCGGGAAATATGAGGCTCAAGATGATTGGCCGGTTGGTTCAGACTGATTCATAACTCCCCTTATTGTTTGTTTGTCAAGCTCCAAACTCACAACATCCTATTTCAACGTAGAGTTGTTCCTGTTGTGCCAGAGAGAGGCTCTTTTTAAACCTCCTCCTTTAACACTTACTGTAACCTCTCTGCCCTCAGGAAGTTCTTTGAGAACCCGGCGTTCAGGCCAGATGGGGGGAAGCTGTACACCACCCTGGTTATCAAGGGGTACAGGTCTGTATGAGCTGTGGAAGACCGGTCGCTATAAGAGCTACTCCCCTTTCTGCCCTGGTAGATCTGGTGGTACGCATTCTGGCACTGGTGCCACCCTGGACAAGAGTCTACCGCGTTCAGAGGTATGTGTGGGTGTTATCGCGAGAGGTAGAGGATCTGCAAGACCTAAATCACTTTGTAAAGTATGTACATTATAGTACATTGTAggcatttaacagactctcttattaAATTAAGTACAGTGACTTTGGAAAGTATTAAggcctcttgactttttccacgtttttgttacattacagccttattaaacacatttaaaaacataaaataaataaaagtgatcAATCTACTGCcacaaccccataatgacaaagccaaaacaggatttaaatgtataaaaatatcacatttacataagtattcagaccctttactcagtactttgttgaagcacctttggtagtgatCACAGCCTCGATTCTTCCTGGGTATGAcacaagcttgtcacacctgtatttggggagtttctcccattcttctctgcagatcctctcaagctctgtcagtttggatggggagcgtcgttgtacagctattttcaggtctctgcagagatgttcgatcgatcgggttcaagtccaggctctggctgggccactcaaggatattcagagacttgtcccgaagccactcctgcattgtctagACTGTgggcttagggttgttgtcctgttggaaggtgaaccttccgtactttgctccattcatctttgcctcaatcctgactagtctcccagtccctgctgctgaaaaacatccaaacagcatgatgcttccaccaccatgcttcaccgtagggatggtgccaggtttcctccagaagggacgcttggcagtcaggccaaagagttcaatcttggtttcatcagaccacagaatcttgtttctcatggtctgagagtctttaggtgccttttgacaaactccaaatggactgtcatgtgccttttactgaggagtggcttccgtctggccactctaccataaaggcatgattggtggagtgctagagagatggttgtccttctggaaggttctccaatctccacggaggagctctgtcagaatgaccatcgggttctttgtcacctccctgaccaaggcccgtctcccccaattgctcagtttggccgggcagccagctctaggaagagtctggtggttccaaacttcttccatttaagaatgatggaggccactgtgttcttggggaccttcaatgctgcagaaatgttttggtactccagatctgtgcct carries:
- the LOC139415685 gene encoding platelet glycoprotein Ib alpha chain-like; the protein is MNGTNTSSESNFSQPSRNSLTSYQTSYQTSYQTLPDLLPDLLPDFTRPPTRPPTRLYQTSYQTSYQTSYQTLPDLLPDFTRPPTRLYQTSYQTSYQTLPDLLPDLLPDFTRPPTRLYQTSYQTSYQTLPDLLPTSYQTLPDLLPDLLPDFTRPPTRPPTRLYQTSYQTSYQTLPDLLPDLLPDFTRPPTRPPTRPCQTSYQTLPDLLPDLTRPPTRLYQTSYQTSYQTSHQTLPDLLPDLLPDLTRPPTRLYQTSYQTSYQTLPELIPDLTRPIRHQVLCIPVKRP